A genome region from Streptomyces pratensis includes the following:
- a CDS encoding LamG-like jellyroll fold domain-containing protein — translation MSTYDQMILSDDPVLFLRLGGAGTEVSPGGPTATYHGSPGHTHLPNGDPATLFDGTSGQYVEVPDNDALSVSTTGALTIEAWLRPDVLVFPHTEGTGYVHWLGKLTYATVNQCEWVARVYSADNTEGRANRVSGYAFNPPGGLGAGSYFQDPLRPGEWIHYALVITTAPDGPAEPPGHTKIYRDGRLRDKDALADYDIVPGNTTSPVRIGSAALRSFFLGGIGKVAVYPRELPEGRLAEHHAAMTAD, via the coding sequence GTGAGTACCTACGACCAGATGATCCTTTCGGACGACCCGGTCCTGTTCCTGAGACTCGGCGGAGCCGGCACCGAGGTGTCCCCGGGCGGACCGACCGCGACGTACCACGGCTCCCCAGGACACACGCATCTGCCCAACGGCGACCCGGCCACCCTGTTCGACGGCACCAGCGGCCAGTACGTCGAAGTGCCGGACAACGACGCCCTGTCCGTCTCCACCACGGGAGCACTGACCATCGAGGCCTGGTTGCGCCCGGACGTGCTGGTCTTCCCTCATACGGAAGGCACCGGCTACGTCCACTGGCTCGGCAAACTCACCTATGCCACCGTCAACCAGTGCGAATGGGTCGCGCGCGTCTACTCCGCCGACAACACGGAGGGCCGCGCCAACCGCGTGTCCGGTTACGCCTTCAACCCGCCCGGCGGACTCGGCGCGGGCTCGTACTTCCAGGACCCCCTCCGGCCCGGCGAGTGGATCCACTACGCCCTGGTCATCACCACCGCACCGGACGGCCCGGCCGAGCCGCCGGGCCACACCAAGATCTACCGGGACGGGCGGCTGCGGGACAAGGACGCACTGGCCGACTACGACATCGTCCCTGGCAACACCACGTCGCCCGTGCGCATCGGAAGCGCGGCGCTGCGCTCCTTCTTCCTCGGGGGGATCGGCAAAGTCGCCGTCTACCCGCGGGAACTGCCCGAGGGCCGCCTCGCGGAGCACCACGCGGCCATGACTGCCGACTGA
- a CDS encoding DUF6807 family protein, with product MTRTGLSTARDAGLHASHDVDRAVTVTHDGTPLLTYVYTPDDVQLESPRPYFHPVRTLGGDVVTAFRPWDHVWHKGITWSLPVVGEHNFWGGPTYVHGKDYVQLEQRLHGPRKVRRTDRHRGIGEPGTPSHLARPAAARPGSRQ from the coding sequence GTGACCCGTACCGGACTCTCCACCGCACGCGACGCCGGGCTGCACGCCTCCCACGACGTCGACCGGGCGGTCACCGTCACCCACGACGGCACCCCCCTGCTCACGTACGTCTATACGCCGGACGACGTGCAACTGGAGTCACCCCGGCCGTACTTCCACCCGGTGCGCACGCTCGGCGGCGATGTCGTCACGGCGTTCCGGCCGTGGGACCACGTATGGCACAAGGGCATCACCTGGTCCCTGCCCGTCGTAGGGGAGCACAACTTCTGGGGCGGGCCGACCTACGTCCACGGCAAGGACTACGTCCAGCTAGAACAACGGCTCCATGGACCACGAAAGGTTCGCCGGACTGACCGTCACCGCGGAATCGGTGAGCCTGGGACACCATCTCACCTGGCGCGCCCAGCCGCTGCCCGGCCAGGATCGCGGCAGTGA
- a CDS encoding SDR family oxidoreductase: MKFAVVGGTGLIGSKVVKKLDAGGHEAVPHSQSTGVDVVTGDGVENAVAGADVIVNLTNSPTFDEASPAFFSRSMENLLEAGRKAGVRHFVVLSIVGVDQVPELDYYRAKTLQEEILAAGPIPYSIVRATQFMEFVDSILSWTADGDTVRLPTTPIQPIAAQDVADAVAEAAAATPLQGIHNIAGPEVFALDELGRITLAARSDSRTVTTDDTAGMFAAVRGDVLTGKADASLAPTRYADWLASR, translated from the coding sequence ATGAAGTTCGCTGTGGTCGGCGGTACGGGGCTCATCGGATCGAAGGTCGTGAAGAAGCTGGACGCCGGTGGCCACGAAGCGGTGCCCCACTCCCAGTCGACGGGTGTGGACGTCGTCACGGGCGACGGAGTGGAGAACGCGGTGGCCGGCGCCGACGTCATCGTCAACCTGACGAACTCCCCGACCTTCGACGAGGCCTCACCTGCCTTCTTCAGCCGCTCGATGGAGAATCTGCTGGAGGCCGGCCGGAAGGCCGGGGTGCGCCACTTCGTCGTGCTGTCCATCGTCGGCGTGGATCAGGTGCCCGAGCTCGACTACTACCGCGCCAAGACTCTGCAGGAAGAGATCCTCGCGGCGGGGCCGATCCCGTACTCCATCGTCCGCGCCACACAGTTCATGGAGTTCGTCGACTCGATCCTGAGCTGGACCGCCGACGGTGACACCGTCCGCCTGCCCACCACCCCGATCCAGCCGATCGCCGCTCAGGACGTCGCCGACGCGGTCGCCGAGGCCGCCGCGGCCACCCCCCTCCAGGGCATCCACAACATCGCGGGTCCCGAGGTGTTCGCTCTGGACGAGCTCGGCAGGATCACCCTCGCGGCCCGTTCGGACAGCCGTACCGTCACCACCGACGACACCGCCGGCATGTTCGCCGCCGTTCGCGGAGACGTCCTCACCGGCAAGGCCGACGCCTCGCTCGCCCCCACCCGCTACGCGGACTGGCTGGCGTCACGCTAG
- a CDS encoding ABC transporter ATP-binding protein, translating into MKKALSSLSAEPLAPFDHLDHRYRGENPVRTLGHLFRPDRGRLALAVAIFVVKHSPIWLLPLITATVLDVVVQHGPESGIWKASGVLLFILVINYPLHQWYVRCLAGSIRRMGTTLRSALCRRMQQLSIGYHSRVSSSVLQAKVVRDVEAVEQMVQQSSDLGLGAVVTLIGGLVVIGVRVPEFLPVFLVVVPASGFLVMKLRGRLRSHNESFRREVEQLSSRVGEMTTLIPITRAHGLERTALGRVDGSLRQVFAAGMRLDMINGRFGSLAWVILNTLGVLCLTGSALVAYHGWMAITPGDVVMLSSFFTVLTGSVTTLLGLAPVLAKGLESVRSAGEVLQAPDLENNAGKARVESVVGRIDFEDVGFAYEDGASAVDGFTLSARPGETIALVGASGAGKSTVLNLLIGFIRPTSGRILLDGTDMAGLDLRTYRRFLSVVPQESILFEGSIRDNVTYGMGDTDEEELTRALRDANALEFVNGLPRGLDTVIGEHGAQLSGGQKQRLAIARALIRDPRVLVLDEATSALDNRSEALVQEALTRLVHGRTVFVVAHRLSTIQGADRIVAMEGGRVAEVGTHEELLSAGGVYAGLQPARQR; encoded by the coding sequence ATGAAGAAAGCGCTTTCATCGCTCTCCGCCGAACCCCTGGCACCTTTCGACCACCTCGATCACCGCTACCGCGGCGAGAACCCGGTCCGCACCCTCGGCCACCTCTTCCGCCCCGACCGCGGCCGGCTGGCCCTGGCGGTCGCGATCTTCGTCGTGAAACACAGCCCCATCTGGCTGCTGCCCCTGATCACCGCCACCGTCCTCGACGTGGTCGTCCAGCACGGTCCCGAGTCGGGCATCTGGAAGGCGAGCGGCGTCCTGCTGTTCATCCTCGTGATCAACTACCCGCTCCACCAGTGGTACGTACGGTGCCTGGCCGGCAGTATCCGGCGCATGGGCACGACCTTGCGCTCGGCCCTCTGCCGCCGGATGCAACAGCTGTCCATCGGCTATCACTCGCGGGTGAGTTCGAGCGTGCTGCAGGCCAAGGTGGTGCGTGACGTCGAAGCCGTGGAACAGATGGTCCAACAGAGCTCCGACCTGGGGCTCGGCGCGGTCGTCACGCTGATCGGCGGACTCGTCGTCATCGGTGTGCGTGTGCCGGAGTTCCTTCCCGTCTTCCTCGTCGTGGTGCCCGCGTCCGGCTTCCTCGTGATGAAACTGCGGGGGCGGCTGCGCAGCCACAACGAGTCGTTCCGTCGAGAGGTCGAGCAACTCTCCTCCCGCGTCGGTGAGATGACAACCCTCATCCCCATCACCCGCGCCCACGGCCTGGAGCGGACAGCGCTCGGCCGGGTCGACGGGTCGCTGCGCCAGGTCTTCGCGGCCGGTATGCGCCTGGACATGATCAACGGGCGCTTCGGGTCGCTGGCCTGGGTCATCCTCAACACGCTCGGCGTCCTGTGCCTGACGGGCTCCGCCCTGGTGGCCTACCACGGATGGATGGCCATCACTCCCGGGGACGTGGTGATGCTCAGTTCCTTCTTCACCGTACTGACGGGCTCCGTGACGACTCTGCTGGGCCTGGCTCCCGTCCTGGCCAAGGGCCTGGAGTCGGTGCGTTCGGCGGGTGAGGTGCTGCAGGCGCCCGACCTGGAGAACAACGCCGGCAAGGCAAGAGTCGAGAGTGTCGTCGGCCGTATCGACTTCGAGGACGTCGGATTCGCCTACGAGGACGGGGCGTCGGCGGTCGACGGGTTCACTCTTTCCGCGCGGCCGGGGGAGACCATCGCCCTCGTCGGGGCCTCAGGTGCCGGCAAGTCCACGGTGCTCAATCTGCTCATCGGCTTCATCAGGCCCACCTCGGGCCGCATCCTGCTCGACGGAACGGACATGGCCGGGCTCGATCTCCGGACCTACCGGCGCTTCCTGTCCGTGGTGCCCCAGGAGTCGATCCTCTTCGAGGGAAGCATCCGCGACAACGTCACCTACGGCATGGGGGACACCGACGAGGAGGAGCTGACGCGCGCCCTCCGGGACGCCAACGCGCTGGAATTCGTGAACGGTCTGCCGCGCGGCCTGGACACGGTCATCGGTGAGCACGGCGCACAGCTGTCAGGTGGTCAGAAGCAACGTCTCGCCATCGCCAGGGCGCTGATACGTGATCCGAGGGTCCTGGTGCTGGACGAGGCCACCTCCGCGCTCGACAACCGTTCCGAGGCGCTCGTCCAGGAGGCTCTCACCCGGCTCGTGCACGGCCGGACCGTCTTCGTCGTGGCCCACCGGCTCTCCACGATCCAGGGCGCCGACCGGATCGTGGCCATGGAGGGCGGCAGGGTCGCCGAAGTGGGGACGCACGAGGAGCTGCTGAGCGCGGGAGGGGTGTACGCGGGGCTGCAGCCCGCCCGCCAGAGGTGA
- a CDS encoding DUF6807 family protein produces MDHERFAGLTVTAESVSLGHHLTWRAQPLPGQDRGSDVIEEERHWSVSVPRAEDAWVLTFSSVMTNVGDERLDIGSPTTKGRENAGYGGLFWRGTRSFTEGTILAPGVAGGEEVRGTRAEWMGFSGRHDDRGGASTLVMVDDNANPLHPPQWFMRTELFGCANPAPFFSEEVPFGPGETLTFRYAVVIADGAGDPERAELLARLGRDALSRSEKAEKSEKGAG; encoded by the coding sequence ATGGACCACGAAAGGTTCGCCGGACTGACCGTCACCGCGGAATCGGTGAGCCTGGGACACCATCTCACCTGGCGCGCCCAGCCGCTGCCCGGCCAGGATCGCGGCAGTGACGTCATCGAGGAGGAGCGCCACTGGTCGGTGTCCGTCCCTCGGGCGGAGGACGCGTGGGTGCTCACCTTCTCCTCGGTCATGACCAACGTCGGTGACGAGCGCCTCGACATCGGCTCGCCCACCACGAAGGGGCGTGAGAACGCGGGCTACGGCGGTCTGTTCTGGCGCGGGACCCGCTCGTTCACCGAAGGCACCATTCTGGCCCCGGGTGTAGCCGGCGGCGAGGAGGTACGCGGCACCCGCGCCGAATGGATGGGCTTCAGCGGCCGCCACGACGACCGTGGCGGGGCCTCCACCCTCGTCATGGTGGACGACAACGCGAACCCCCTGCATCCGCCGCAGTGGTTCATGCGGACCGAGCTGTTCGGCTGTGCCAACCCGGCGCCGTTCTTCAGCGAGGAGGTGCCGTTCGGCCCTGGAGAGACGCTCACCTTCCGCTACGCCGTCGTGATCGCCGACGGTGCCGGCGATCCCGAACGGGCGGAGCTGCTCGCGAGGCTCGGCCGCGATGCCCTGTCCCGGAGCGAGAAGGCAGAGAAGAGCGAGAAGGGAGCGGGATGA
- a CDS encoding LacI family DNA-binding transcriptional regulator yields the protein MPTGAEGRKRPTIREVAQAAGVSHQTVSRYVQFDGAGMKSATRERISAAIHELGYRPNLTARAMRTHRTGRLAVLLPAGSAASSLPMLTGATTVAHASGYHLEVVTLDRSAGPRTERVNELADSGQFEGLVSLTPLLPDLARSTPPAVPVVVAADYDSEMRALGEMADGSPVAELMERLAGDGHRCFLHVAGDRAYATARSREQVYLETIDRLGLRSAGVAAGDWSPESGRQAVMDLPPGTEVTAVIAANDVLAAGVVRGATERGWRVPEDLSVTGWDNNPVGAWLPPTLTTVDIDYEALGRRAMNRLISVLRGAAIDEPVSPVTQVLWRGSTSRVRPGATLH from the coding sequence GTGCCCACAGGAGCCGAGGGCCGGAAGCGCCCGACGATTCGCGAGGTCGCACAGGCTGCGGGCGTCTCGCACCAGACCGTGTCGCGGTACGTCCAGTTCGACGGCGCCGGGATGAAGAGCGCCACCCGCGAGCGGATCAGCGCCGCGATCCATGAGCTCGGCTACCGGCCGAACCTCACGGCACGAGCCATGCGCACCCATCGGACCGGCCGTCTGGCCGTACTCCTGCCCGCCGGGTCCGCCGCCAGCTCACTGCCCATGCTCACCGGTGCGACCACCGTGGCGCACGCATCCGGGTACCACCTGGAGGTGGTGACGCTCGACCGATCGGCGGGCCCTCGTACGGAGCGTGTGAACGAACTGGCGGACTCGGGCCAGTTCGAGGGGCTGGTGTCCCTCACGCCGCTCCTGCCGGACCTCGCCCGGTCCACACCTCCGGCAGTGCCCGTCGTCGTGGCCGCCGACTACGACAGCGAGATGCGCGCACTGGGAGAGATGGCGGACGGGTCGCCGGTCGCCGAGCTCATGGAGCGGCTCGCCGGGGACGGTCACCGGTGCTTCCTCCACGTCGCGGGCGACCGCGCGTACGCCACGGCACGCAGCCGCGAGCAGGTGTACCTGGAGACGATCGACCGCCTGGGCCTGCGTTCGGCCGGGGTCGCGGCGGGCGACTGGTCCCCCGAGTCCGGGCGGCAGGCCGTCATGGACCTGCCGCCCGGCACGGAGGTCACCGCGGTGATCGCCGCCAACGACGTACTCGCCGCCGGAGTGGTGCGCGGGGCGACCGAGCGGGGGTGGCGGGTACCTGAGGACCTGAGCGTCACCGGCTGGGACAACAACCCGGTGGGGGCTTGGCTCCCGCCCACACTGACCACCGTCGACATCGACTACGAGGCCCTGGGGCGGCGGGCCATGAACCGGCTGATCTCCGTACTGCGGGGCGCCGCGATCGACGAGCCGGTCTCGCCGGTGACACAGGTGCTCTGGCGAGGGTCCACGTCACGGGTCCGGCCGGGGGCCACGCTCCACTGA
- a CDS encoding LacI family DNA-binding transcriptional regulator, protein MDGVRAESGQERQRRRDASIDDVARLAGVSGQTVSRVANGRSNVGAATRERVLAAMSELGYRPNSAARALRSGQFRSIGVIVFTLASYGNLRTLEAVAAAATERRYTITLMPLTRPTHADVSLALDRLGEQAVDGVILLIESHLVGDAEARLHRGVPVVVVDSRTADRSAVVDTDQFAGARLATEHLLDLGHETVWHVAGPRDSYSAGLRLQGWRDTLLAHGRPVPEPVHGDWYSDSGYAAGRELAAEPGLTAVFAANDQMALGVLRALTEARRRVPQDVSVAGFDDMPEARNCIPPLTTVHQDFTAIGRTAVHALVQEIEGGPPAAYKEIAPRLTVRGSTGRPAGRRPGTPAPAAGG, encoded by the coding sequence ATGGACGGCGTGCGAGCAGAATCCGGGCAGGAGCGGCAGCGACGGCGCGACGCGTCCATCGACGACGTGGCACGGCTGGCCGGTGTCTCGGGCCAGACGGTGTCCCGTGTCGCCAACGGCCGCAGCAATGTGGGTGCCGCGACCCGGGAACGTGTGCTGGCCGCCATGAGCGAGCTGGGGTACCGCCCCAACAGTGCTGCCCGCGCACTGAGATCGGGCCAGTTCCGAAGTATCGGGGTCATCGTCTTCACCCTTGCCTCCTACGGGAATCTACGGACCCTGGAAGCGGTCGCCGCAGCGGCCACCGAGCGGCGCTACACGATCACCTTGATGCCGCTGACGCGTCCGACCCACGCCGATGTGAGCCTTGCCCTCGACCGTCTGGGCGAGCAGGCTGTCGACGGGGTCATACTGCTCATCGAATCGCACCTGGTGGGTGATGCCGAAGCACGGCTCCACCGGGGGGTCCCCGTCGTGGTGGTGGACTCCCGGACGGCCGATCGGTCCGCCGTGGTGGACACCGACCAGTTCGCGGGCGCCCGCCTGGCGACCGAGCACCTCCTGGACCTGGGTCATGAGACCGTCTGGCACGTCGCCGGACCCCGGGACTCCTACTCCGCCGGCCTGCGCCTGCAAGGCTGGCGTGACACCTTGCTGGCCCACGGCCGGCCGGTGCCCGAACCGGTGCACGGCGACTGGTACTCCGACTCCGGCTACGCCGCCGGGCGGGAACTCGCAGCCGAGCCGGGCCTGACAGCCGTCTTCGCCGCCAACGACCAGATGGCCCTGGGTGTCCTGCGCGCCCTGACGGAGGCGCGACGGCGTGTACCCCAGGACGTGAGCGTCGCCGGCTTCGACGACATGCCCGAGGCCAGGAATTGCATCCCTCCCCTGACGACCGTCCACCAGGACTTCACCGCTATCGGCAGAACAGCCGTGCACGCGCTCGTCCAGGAGATCGAGGGCGGACCACCCGCTGCGTACAAGGAGATCGCCCCTCGGCTGACGGTCCGGGGCAGTACGGGCAGACCTGCCGGCCGTCGGCCGGGAACCCCCGCCCCCGCGGCCGGGGGGTGA
- a CDS encoding cupin domain-containing protein: MSARPPFPGGTSVSRLRVYDWPAADTPGPVGSGTPHLHTTSSEGYVVIGGEGAVQTLGQDGYAVHRLFPGKVVWFTPGVVHRLVNDGDLEVLVVMSNAGLPEAGDAVLTFPGEVLADPGRYRDAAALPAQSQEGPDDPHVADAARRRRDLALTGYAELRARVDSEGGAGLADLHAAAGRLVASRVPEWRAIVRAGVERSTAETVSALASLASGGAGHLADASVVEQAARPGPARYGMCGRLQTWQL, from the coding sequence ATGAGCGCGCGTCCGCCCTTCCCGGGAGGAACATCCGTCAGCAGGCTCAGGGTCTACGACTGGCCGGCAGCCGACACTCCGGGACCGGTGGGCAGCGGCACCCCGCACCTGCACACCACCTCGTCGGAGGGGTATGTGGTCATCGGTGGGGAGGGGGCCGTGCAGACGCTCGGTCAGGACGGTTACGCGGTACACCGGTTGTTCCCCGGCAAGGTCGTGTGGTTCACGCCGGGGGTCGTCCACCGGCTGGTCAACGACGGAGACCTGGAAGTCCTCGTCGTGATGTCGAACGCGGGCCTGCCCGAGGCGGGGGACGCCGTCCTGACGTTCCCCGGCGAGGTGCTCGCCGACCCGGGGCGGTACCGGGACGCCGCGGCGCTCCCCGCACAGTCGCAGGAAGGTCCCGACGATCCTCATGTGGCCGACGCCGCTCGCCGCCGGCGCGACCTCGCCCTCACCGGGTACGCGGAGCTCCGCGCCCGTGTGGACAGCGAGGGGGGCGCCGGGCTGGCGGATCTCCACGCGGCCGCCGGGCGCCTGGTCGCGTCCCGGGTGCCCGAGTGGCGGGCGATCGTCCGGGCGGGCGTGGAGCGGAGTACGGCCGAGACGGTCTCCGCGCTCGCCTCCCTGGCCTCCGGCGGGGCCGGCCACCTCGCGGACGCCTCGGTCGTGGAGCAGGCCGCACGGCCGGGCCCCGCACGGTACGGCATGTGCGGCCGGCTCCAGACCTGGCAGCTCTGA
- a CDS encoding Gfo/Idh/MocA family protein codes for MNEPAPSSQEPLADAEPERCHLVVGTGGIAHAHAAAVAAHRGRAAVVSAVDIDSRRAEAFAAEHGIPHWGTDLAQALQERPDLAHVCTPPGSHVPLALQCIEAGVPVLLEKPPALSLAELDVLLEASGRTGVDVAVVFQHRFGAAGLRLRQLLREGALGRPLVAVCDTMWYRPPEYFAVPWRGKWDVEGGGPTMGHGIHQFDLLLALLGDWTEVSAMAARLARETATEDVSTALVRFDGGALATIVNSLLSPRETSVLRIDTELATVEVEHLYGYSEDDWTITPAPGHESVRDSLAAVAPDTRSCHADQVGAVLDAMDAGAPLPVPLREARDTMELVAAMYASAFTGKTVRKGEIVPGHPFYTRMDGAGAPWAEDLSLEGAPL; via the coding sequence GTGAACGAGCCCGCCCCGAGCTCCCAGGAGCCGCTCGCCGACGCAGAGCCCGAGCGTTGCCACCTCGTCGTCGGTACCGGCGGCATCGCACACGCCCATGCCGCCGCGGTCGCCGCCCACCGGGGGCGTGCGGCGGTCGTGTCGGCCGTCGACATCGATTCCCGCCGCGCCGAGGCCTTCGCGGCCGAGCACGGGATTCCGCACTGGGGCACCGATCTCGCCCAGGCGCTGCAGGAGCGGCCGGACCTTGCCCATGTCTGCACCCCGCCGGGATCCCACGTGCCTCTGGCGCTCCAGTGCATCGAGGCCGGAGTGCCCGTCCTGCTCGAGAAGCCGCCGGCCCTGAGCCTCGCCGAACTCGACGTGCTCCTTGAAGCCTCCGGGCGCACCGGTGTGGACGTCGCCGTCGTCTTCCAGCACCGCTTCGGAGCCGCCGGGCTGAGGCTGCGTCAACTGCTGCGCGAGGGAGCCCTGGGCCGTCCGCTCGTCGCGGTCTGCGACACCATGTGGTACCGGCCGCCTGAGTACTTCGCCGTGCCGTGGCGTGGGAAGTGGGACGTCGAAGGCGGTGGGCCGACCATGGGCCACGGCATTCACCAGTTCGACCTGCTGCTCGCGCTCCTGGGCGACTGGACCGAGGTGAGCGCCATGGCGGCGCGCCTCGCCCGGGAGACCGCCACCGAGGACGTGTCCACGGCGCTGGTGCGGTTCGACGGCGGGGCGCTGGCGACGATCGTCAACTCCTTGCTGTCGCCGCGCGAGACCTCGGTCCTGCGGATCGACACGGAGCTGGCGACCGTGGAGGTCGAGCACCTCTACGGGTACTCCGAGGACGACTGGACGATCACGCCCGCCCCGGGGCACGAATCGGTGAGGGACTCACTGGCCGCTGTCGCCCCGGACACCCGGAGCTGTCACGCGGACCAGGTGGGAGCCGTGCTCGACGCCATGGACGCCGGTGCGCCACTGCCCGTTCCGCTGCGCGAGGCGCGCGACACGATGGAACTCGTCGCGGCGATGTACGCCTCGGCGTTCACCGGGAAGACCGTACGCAAGGGGGAGATCGTCCCGGGTCACCCCTTCTACACCCGCATGGACGGGGCCGGCGCCCCGTGGGCCGAAGACCTCTCGCTGGAAGGCGCACCGCTGTGA
- a CDS encoding cupin domain-containing protein, protein MTEKTTTPFPPVLTRHADAETCVDPSSTMRLLGEARHTDDGFTSYRSTFAEGAAGAPAHFHTKATEMFFVLDGALRVLVGEEVTVLREGDFLAVPPHTPHAFAAAPGSTADVLFVFDRHMDRFEYLRLLGRVMRGEADPKEMAASAQRFDNHYVESAVWRAALEAS, encoded by the coding sequence ATGACCGAGAAGACGACCACCCCCTTCCCTCCGGTACTCACCCGTCACGCCGACGCCGAGACCTGTGTCGACCCGAGCAGCACGATGCGTCTGCTCGGCGAGGCCCGCCACACGGACGACGGCTTCACCAGCTACAGGTCCACCTTCGCCGAAGGCGCGGCGGGGGCACCGGCCCACTTCCACACCAAGGCGACGGAGATGTTCTTCGTGCTCGACGGAGCCCTGCGCGTGCTCGTCGGGGAAGAGGTGACGGTCCTGCGGGAGGGCGACTTCCTGGCGGTCCCGCCCCATACCCCGCACGCTTTCGCCGCTGCTCCTGGCTCCACCGCGGACGTCCTGTTCGTGTTCGACCGCCACATGGACCGCTTCGAGTACCTGCGTCTGCTCGGCAGGGTCATGCGGGGTGAGGCGGACCCGAAGGAGATGGCCGCGTCCGCACAGCGCTTCGACAACCACTACGTGGAGAGTGCGGTCTGGCGTGCCGCACTGGAGGCCTCGTGA
- a CDS encoding SRPBCC family protein, producing the protein MSSSLVETVDIKAPVSVTWALWSDVTQWPKFLSHVRRVDPLDERRFSWQLSLPGADKGFVAELTEVVPQDRIAWKTIEGVHHAGVVTFHRLDDTSSRVALQIEYDPSGFVEHLGALTNLDSALANYDLGEFQKLAESTAAGDGHRGL; encoded by the coding sequence ATGTCCTCCTCCCTCGTCGAAACCGTCGACATCAAGGCGCCGGTCAGTGTCACCTGGGCTCTGTGGAGCGATGTGACGCAGTGGCCGAAGTTCCTGAGCCACGTGCGGCGGGTCGATCCGCTGGACGAGCGCCGGTTCTCCTGGCAGCTGTCCCTGCCGGGCGCCGACAAGGGTTTCGTCGCCGAGCTCACCGAGGTCGTCCCGCAGGACCGGATCGCCTGGAAGACGATCGAGGGCGTGCATCACGCAGGCGTGGTCACCTTCCACCGGCTCGACGACACGTCCAGCCGGGTCGCCCTGCAGATCGAGTACGACCCCAGCGGATTCGTGGAGCACCTTGGTGCCCTGACCAACCTCGACTCGGCACTGGCCAACTACGACCTGGGCGAGTTCCAGAAGCTGGCCGAGTCCACGGCGGCGGGTGACGGCCATCGAGGCCTGTGA